The following proteins are encoded in a genomic region of Necator americanus strain Aroian chromosome II, whole genome shotgun sequence:
- a CDS encoding hypothetical protein (NECATOR_CHRII.G8778.T2), with product MYEENKNRKEDLQIRYTEGKMDRVLVLVAITLLHTVLTFPTSLSENEARDSTSNSGPLSTITEVPICDGDEGNKLALCHGNATVTEKTTNNTTVRIYKAKDNSNTTTIRRTTQETNRNSTCIMVWKDAITSTTTYTRVVLTEITTINTNGPKLTESATSVLPVRFTTITTPTSPLQWTTETFKGNTTGNATTSTTIGRTTTIEPRTTTTTAEFTTTREPTTTTTEPTTTTTIEPTTTTREPTTTTTVEPTTTTREPTTTTREPTTTTTVEPTTTTREPTTTTTIEPTTTTTIEPTTTTREPTTTTTVEPTTTTGEPTTTTREPTTTTTVEPTTTTREPTTTTTVEPTTTTRESTTTTTVEPTTTTREPTTTTTRTDDDTTIEPHTREPTTTTREPTTTTTVEPTTTTREPTTTTREPTTTTTSLREPTTTTGEPTTTTTVEPTTTTREPTTTTREPTTTTTVKPTTTTREPTTTTREPTTTTTVEPTTTTREPTTTTREPTTTTTVELTTTTGEPTTTTREPTTTTTVELTTTTREPTTTTREPTTTTTVEPTTTTREPTTTTTVEPTTTTGEPTTTTREPTTTTTVEPTTTTREPTTTTTVEPTTTTREPTTTTTIEPTTTTREPTTTTTVEPTTTTREPTTTTTVEPTTTTREPTTTTTIEPTTTTREPTTTTTVEPTTTTREPTTTTTVEPTTTTREPTTTTTVEPTTTTREPTTTTTIEPTTTTREPTTTTTVEPTTTTREPTTTTTVEPTTTTREPTTTTTVEPTTTTREPTTTTTIEPTTTTREPTTTTTIEPTTTTREPTTTTTVEPTTTTGEPTTTTREPTTTTTVEPTTTTREPTTTTTIEPTTTTREPTTTTTIEPTTTTREPTTTTTVEPTTTTREPTTTTTVEPTTTTREPTTTTTVELTTTTREPTTTTTIEPTTTTREPTTTTTIEPTTTTREPTTTTTVEPTTTTGEPTTTTREPTTTTTVEPTTTTREPTTTTTIEPTTTTREPTTTTTIEPTTTTREPTTTTTVEPTTTTGEPTTTTREPTTTTTVEPTTTTREPTTTTREPTTTTTVEPTTTTGEPTTTTTVEPTTTTREPTTTTTIEPTTTTREPTTTTTVEPTTTTREPTTTTTVEPTTTTREPTTTTTIEPTTTTREPTTTTTVEPTTTTREPTTTTREPTTTTTVEPTTTTREPTTTTTIEPTTTTREPTTTTTVEPTTTTREPTTTTREPTTTTTVEPTTTTREPTTTTTIEPTTTTREPTTTTTVEPTTTTREPTTTTTIEPTTTTREPTTSTTVEPTTTTREPTTTTREPTTTTTVEPTTTIREPTTTTREPTTTTTVEPTTTTREPTTTTTVEPTTTIREPTTTTREPTTTTTVEPTTTTREPTTTTTNLELNSSTGESKTTTFVILISTFIKQLKNNIHCLFVADMYAFGRNESRYVKEKQLINEISLRLFQLTEASTAGIAVYGFVPETRINLNSALNNMAVSHEKFSKNLEQSARIGDNVEHSNTQEAIYDIKHFKNLNGRANCLVFFSARKNTYGLPRLILNPEWKRIVAVGFDDNNLSDIVEWPQGTSLMIPESFTRKHVDMVVEDVLEGGSLNHRTENLVLVCLERLNFFHVSAEVLAEKAALRPFCKSSCPEDGCSFKNHNPCTVLCYIRVTCRKIAKEQGCSANKGQYSLSSRCRPLQLREE from the exons ATATACAGAAG GTAAGATGGACAGGGTTTTGGTTTTGGTTGCCATAACCCTTCTTCACACAGTTCTCACATTTCCCACATCGCTTTCGGAAAATGAAGCAAGAG ATTCAACTTCCAACAGCGGACCTCTGAGCACAATAACAGAGGTCCCAATCTGTGACGGAGAcgaaggaaataaattagcTTTATGTCACGGAAATGCGACAGTTACAGAAAAGACTACCAATAACACAACGGTGAGAATATATAAAGCGAAAGACAATTCCAACACGACAACAATAAGAAGGACTACGCAGGAAACGAACAGAAACTCTACATGTATAATGGTGTGGAAGGATGCAATTACCTCTACAACTACATACACAAGAGTAGTTTTAACCGAAATAACCACTATAAATACCAATGGCCCAAAACTAACTGAATCGGCTACTAGTGTTCTTCCAGTTAGGTTCACAACCATTACAACTCCTACATCTCCACTTCAATGGACAACGGAAACTTTCAAAGGAAACACGACTGGAAACGCTACGACATCGACAACCATAGGTCGTACAACAACTATAGAGCCCAGAACTACGACAACGACTGCAGAGTTTACAACAACTagagagccaacgacaacaacaacagaaccgacgacgacaacgactatagagccaacgacaacaactagAGAGCCGACGACGACTACGACGGTAGAGCCTACAACCACAACTagagaaccgacgacaacaactagAGAACCGACGACGACTACGACGGTAGAGCCTACAACCACAACTagagagccaacgacaacaacgacgatagagccaacgacaacaacgacgatagagccaacgacaacaactagAGAACCGACGACGACTACGACGGTAGAGCCTACAACCACAACTggagagccaacgacaacaactagAGAACCGACGACGACTACGACGGTAGAGCCTACAACCACAACCAGAGAGCCAACGACGACTACGACGgtagagccaacgacaacaactagagagtcgacgacgactacgacggtagagccaacgacaacaactagAGAGCCGACGACGACTACGACG AGAACCGACGACGACACGACGATAGAGCCACACACAcgagagccaacgacaacaactagAGAACCGACGACGACTACGACGGTAGAGCCTACAACCACAACCagagagccaacgacaacaactagAGAGCCGACGACGACTACGACGAGCCTACG agagccaacgacaacaactgGAGAGCCGACGACGACTACGACGGTAGAGCCTACAACCACAACCagagagccaacgacaacaactagAGAACCGACGACGACTACGACGGTAAAGCCTACAACCACAACCagagagccaacgacaacaactagAGAACCGACGACGACTACGACGGTAGAGCCTACAACCACAACCagagagccaacgacaacaactagAGAGCCGACGACGACTACGACGGTAGAGCTTACAACCACAACTggagagccaacgacaacaactagAGAGCCGACGACGACTACGACGGTAGAGCTTACAACCACAACTagagagccaacgacaacaactagAGAACCGACGACGACTACGACGGTAGAGCCAACAACCACAACTAGAGAGCCAACGACGACTACGACGGTAGAGCCTACAACCACAACTggagagccaacgacaacaactagAGAACCGACGACGACTACGACGGTAGAGCCTACAACCACAACCAGAGAGCCAACGACGACTACGACGGTAGAGCCTACAACCACAACTagagagccaacgacaacaacgacgatagagccaacgacaacaactagagaaccgacgacgactacgacggtagagccaacgacaacaactagAGAGCCGACGACGACTACGACGGTAGAGCCTACAACCACAACTagagagccaacgacaacaacgacgatagagccaacgacaacaactagagaaccgacgacgactacgacggtagagccaacgacaacaactagAGAGCCGACGACGACTACGACGGTAGAGCCTACAACCACAACTAGAGAGCCGACGACGACTACGACGGTAGAGCCTACAACCACAACTagagagccaacgacaacaacgacgatagagccaacgacaacaactagagaaccgacgacgactacgacggtagagccaacgacaacaactagAGAGCCGACGACGACTACGACGGTAGAGCCTACAACCACAACTAGAGAGCCGACGACGACTACGACGGTAGAGCCTACAACCACAACTagagagccaacgacaacaacgacgatagagccaacgacaacaactagagagccaacgacaacaacgacgatagagccaacgacaacaactagAGAACCGACGACGACTACGACGGTAGAGCCTACAACCACAACTggagagccaacgacaacaactagAGAACCGACGACGACTACGACGGTAGAGCCTACAACCACAACTagagagccaacgacaacaacgacgatagagccaacgacaacaactagagagccaacgacaacaacgacgatagagccaacgacaacaactagagaaccgacgacgactacgacggtagagccaacgacaacaactagAGAGCCGACGACGACTACGACGGTAGAGCCTACAACCACAACTAGAGAGCCGACGACGACTACGACGGTAGAGCTTACAACCACAACTagagagccaacgacaacaacgacgatagagccaacgacaacaactagagagccaacgacaacaacgacgatagagccaacgacaacaactagAGAACCGACGACGACTACGACGGTAGAGCCTACAACCACAACTggagagccaacgacaacaactagAGAACCGACGACGACTACGACGGTAGAGCCTACAACCACAACTagagagccaacgacaacaacgacgatagagccaacgacaacaactagagagccaacgacaacaacgacgatagagccaacgacaacaactagAGAACCGACGACGACTACGACGGTAGAGCCTACAACCACAACTggagagccaacgacaacaactagAGAACCGACGACGACTACGACGGTAGAGCCTACAACCACAACTagagagccaacgacaacaactagAGAGCCGACGACGACTACGACGGTAGAGCCTACAACCACAACTggagagccaacgacaacaacgacggtagagccaacgacaacaactagagaaccgacgacgactacgacgatagagccaacgacaacaactagAGAGCCGACGACGACTACGACGGTAGAGCCTACAACCACAACTagagagccaacgacaacaacgacggtagagccaacgacaacaactagagaaccgacgacaacaacgacgatagagccaacgacaacaactagAGAGCCGACGACTACTACGACGGTAGAGCCTACAACCACAACCagagagccaacgacaacaactagAGAGCCGACGACGACTACGACGGTAGAGCCTACAACCACAACTagagagccaacgacaacaacgacgatagagccaacgacaacaactagAGAACCGACGACGACTACGACGGTAGAGCCTACAACCACAACTagagagccaacgacaacaactagAGAGCCGACGACGACTACGACGGTAGAGCCTACAACCACAACTagagagccaacgacaacaacgacgatagagccaacgacaacaactagAGAACCGACGACGACTACGACGGTAGAGCCTACAACCACAACTagagagccaacgacaacaacgacgatagagccaacgacaacaactagAGAACCGACGACGAGTACGACGGTAGAGCCTACAACCACAACTAGagagccgacgacaacaactagAGAGCCGACAACGACTACGACGgtagagccaacgacaacaattagagaaccgacgacaacaactagagagccgacgacgactacgacggtagagccaacgacaacaactagAGAACCGACAACGACTACGACGgtagagccaacgacaacaattagagaaccgacgacaacaactagagagccgacgacgactacgacggtagagccaacgacaacaactagagaaccgacgacgacaacgacgaACTTGGAACTAAATTCTTCAACCGGAGAGTCTAAGACTACTACATTTGTTATACTCATAAGCACCTTCATAA AGCAGTTAAAGAACAATATTCATTGTCTTTTTGTGGCAGATATGTACGCTTTTGGAAGGAATGAAAGTAGATATGTCAAG GAAAAGCAACTCATAAATGAGATCAGCCTCCGTTTGTTCCAACTCACAGAAGCATCGACAGCTGGTATTGCCGTTTATGGATTCGTTCCTGAGACACGCATCAATCTTAATTCTGCGCTCAACAACATGGCTGTTTCACACGAAAAGTTCTCTAAAAATCTTGAACAAAGTGCCAGGATCGGAGACAACGTCGAGCATTCAAACACACAAGA agcCATTTACGACATCAAACACTTCAAGAATTTGAATGGTCGGGCTAATTGCTTAGTATTCTTTTCGGCACG AAAGAACACCTATGGACTGCCAAGGTTGATTCTGAATCCAGAATGGAAGAGAATCGTTGCTGTGGGATTTGATG ACAACAACCTGAGCGATATCGTAGAATGGCCACAGGGAACTTCACTGATGATCCCAGAATCCTTTACGAGAAAACATGTGGACATGGTGGTTGAAGACGTCCTAGAAGG TGGAAGTCTAAATCATCGGACCGAAAACCTCGTGCTTGTTTGCCTCG AGAGACTCAACTTCTTTCATGTTTCTGCAGAAGTTCTGGCGGAAAAGGCAGCGCTAAGACCGTTTTGCAAATCTTCTTGTCCG GAAGATGGATGCAGTTTTAAAAATCATAATCCTTGCACTGTTCTTTGTTACATCCGAGTCACTTGCAGGAAAATCGCCAAAGAACAGGGATGTAG TGCCAATAAAGGACAATATTCATTGTCTTCTCGTTGCAGACCTCTTCAGTTACGGGAAGAATGA